The following coding sequences are from one Paenibacillus tundrae window:
- a CDS encoding HpcH/HpaI aldolase family protein has protein sequence MRTNTLKEKISRGRPVFGLFVSIPHPVIIEMIGHAEYDFVIIDLEHATTNMESLEEMIRAADLCGMTPLVRISKVERAEILKVLDCGAQGIVIPHVEGRKQVEEAVHHTYYHPLGMRSLNSGRAGVFGKYPLTEYIGQANEQIMVIPMIESVQGIQQSDNILSHPQVSFVLEGAADLSQSLGVPWQTDHADVRSALTVLHEQAQQYNVPYATVTRGIKDMTLWTERGVHIFVLGDDRNTAFRAYVRKRNDYGSVGGQI, from the coding sequence ATGAGAACAAATACGTTGAAGGAAAAAATATCGCGAGGGCGTCCTGTGTTCGGCTTGTTTGTATCGATTCCACATCCGGTCATCATCGAGATGATCGGACATGCAGAATATGATTTTGTCATCATTGATCTGGAGCATGCAACCACGAATATGGAATCGTTGGAAGAGATGATTCGGGCTGCTGATCTATGTGGCATGACACCGCTCGTACGCATCTCGAAGGTAGAGCGGGCAGAGATTTTGAAAGTGCTAGACTGCGGGGCACAAGGCATTGTGATTCCTCACGTGGAAGGACGGAAGCAGGTGGAAGAAGCGGTTCATCACACCTACTATCATCCACTGGGGATGCGCAGTCTGAATAGTGGACGTGCTGGTGTATTCGGTAAATATCCACTTACCGAGTACATTGGACAGGCGAATGAGCAGATCATGGTGATTCCGATGATTGAGAGTGTGCAGGGCATCCAGCAGAGCGATAACATTTTGTCTCATCCACAGGTCAGTTTTGTGTTGGAAGGAGCTGCAGATCTATCGCAATCTCTCGGTGTACCTTGGCAGACGGATCATGCAGATGTCCGGTCTGCACTGACGGTCTTACATGAACAAGCGCAGCAGTATAATGTCCCGTATGCAACCGTGACGAGAGGTATCAAGGATATGACGCTGTGGACAGAGCGAGGGGTACATATTTTTGTGTTAGGGGATGACCGGAATACGGCTTTTCGTGCATATGTACGGAAACGGAATGACTATGGGAGTGTAGGTGGCCAGATATGA